In a genomic window of Helianthus annuus cultivar XRQ/B chromosome 10, HanXRQr2.0-SUNRISE, whole genome shotgun sequence:
- the LOC110884529 gene encoding kinesin-like protein KIN-12B: MIVSIVSHCLLLRFVSQIDIFELVGAPLVENCLAGFNTSIFAYGQTGSGKYYTIWGPTNTLLEENAYGNEQGLTSRVFARLFSRINEEQNTHADKQLHISADVRFSRNLHLQEDNKTGVYVENLNERSRNECSRRVLLDRV; the protein is encoded by the exons ATGATCGTTAGCATTGTTTCTCACTGTTTGTTGCTTCGATTTGTCTCTCAGATTGATATATTCGAGCTTGTCGGTGCCCCTCTTGTTGAAAACTGTCTTGCTGGATTCAACACCTCAATATTTGCATATGGGCAA ACTGGGAGCGGGAAGTACTACACGATATGGGGACCGACCAATACGTTGTTAGAAGAGAATGCGTATGGTAACGAACAAGGATTGACGTCCCGTGTTTTCGCACGATTATTTTCTCGCATAAATGAG GAACAAAATACACATGCTGACAAACAACTACATATCAGTGCCGATGTTCGTTTCTCCAG aaatcttcatctacAAGAGGATAATAAAACTGGAGTGTACGTTGAGAATTTAAACGAGCGCAGCCGCAACGAGTGTAGCCGCCGCGTATTGTTGGACCGGGTTTGA